A section of the Streptomyces sp. NBC_01363 genome encodes:
- a CDS encoding VOC family protein codes for MKIDSVIARQRVDDLDAAITSYERVTGETAAQFAFAGVSLASIGPFLLFSGPDEAVQRVAGVGATLAVADLDAAVEEAVAAGATVVMPAQPTPNGHRAVLRHPHGGVYEYVGP; via the coding sequence ATGAAGATCGACTCAGTGATTGCAAGGCAACGTGTCGACGACCTGGACGCGGCCATCACCTCCTACGAGAGAGTGACCGGCGAGACAGCCGCCCAATTCGCTTTCGCCGGTGTGAGTCTGGCGAGCATCGGTCCCTTCCTCCTGTTCAGCGGGCCGGACGAAGCGGTGCAGCGGGTGGCCGGTGTCGGGGCCACTCTCGCGGTCGCCGACCTGGACGCGGCGGTCGAGGAAGCGGTGGCGGCAGGGGCCACCGTGGTGATGCCCGCTCAACCCACCCCCAACGGTCACCGTGCGGTACTGCGTCACCCCCACGGAGGCGTGTACGAGTACGTCGGCCCCTGA